A genome region from Carya illinoinensis cultivar Pawnee chromosome 2, C.illinoinensisPawnee_v1, whole genome shotgun sequence includes the following:
- the LOC122300659 gene encoding phosphate transporter PHO1-like, producing the protein MVKFSKELEAQLIPEWSDAFVKYRELKKQIKKIKLSRLPKQPQDMMGGNFGLSIFDPVRFLAKKICDKFRNPGNEADIIQVRSKSMEEGAEEDQVYQTELSQLFSQEDEVRIFFEKLDEELNEVNQFYKKKESDIVERAEILNKQLEILLELKQVLNHRIRKNSPSSPSLGNSPFSWSSPIRPSNYSESSIELVESPTDDQASETEEVIIPLERHNVDFAKSAGARPTKTKKLAGKPYNKMSMKIDIPAATPTRTIVAFTSLLWEDLVKNPKKEVGGFGESINRKKVQCAEKMIRGAFVELYRGLGLLKTYSSLNMVAFTKILKKFDKVSNQHASANYLQAVKASHFISSNKVVRVMDEVESIFIKHFANNDRKRAMKFLRPQQQKASHMVTFFVGLFTGCFVSLFTVYAILVHLSGIFSSGTEVDYMEIVYPICSMFALLSLHLFMYGCNLFMWKSKRINYNFIFEFSPNTALTYRDAFLICTTFMTIVVGAMVVHLLLRVSGLSPSQADAIPGILLLCFLALLICPLDIFYRPTRYCFIRVIRNIVCSPFYKVILVDFFMADQLTSQIPLLRQMESTACYFLAGTFRTHHYETCRSGRLFKELAYVISFLPYYWRAMQCARRWFDESDVVHLANMGKYVSAMVAAGARLTYHRQHDHLWLAIFLLTSVVATVYQCYWDFVMDWGLFNQNSKNLWLRDGIILKNKSIYYISIALNAVLRLAWLESVLPFKIDKVVDGHLVEFFLASLEVIRRGHWNFYRLENEHVNNVGKYRAVKEVPLPFHEMDSDG; encoded by the exons ATGGTGAAGTTCTCAAAAGAGCTCGAAGCTCAACTTATACCTGAATGGAGTGATGCTTTTGTAAAGTACCGGGAGTTgaagaaacaaataaagaagATCAAGCTTTCTAGATTACCCAAACAACCCCAAGACATGATGGGCGGCAATTTTGGTCTGTCCATTTTCGACCCCGTTCGATTCCTCGCCAAGAAAATCTGTGACAAGTTCCGCAATCCCGGTAACGAAGCGGATATAATTCAG GTCAGGAGTAAAAGCATGGAGGAAGGTGCAGAAGAGGATCAGGTGTATCAAACCGAGCTTTCCCAGCTGTTTTCCCAAGAAGATGAg gttagaatattttttgagaaattGGATGAAGAACTTAACGAGGTCAACCAATTTTATAAGAAGAAGGAGAGTGACATTGTTGAGAGAGCAGAGATTTTAAACAAGCAGTTGGAGATTTTGCTCGAGCTTAAGCAAGTTCTCAACCACCGCATCAGGAAGAACTCTCCGTCGAGTCCAAGCCTCGGAAATTCCCCTTTTTCTTGGTCATCTCCGATCCGGCCTTCCAACTATTCcg AAAGCTCGATTGAATTAGTTGAAAGCCCAACAGATGATCAGGCATCGGAGACAGAGGAGGTAATAATTCCATTAGAAAGGCATAACGTGGATTTTGCTAAGTCCGCCGGGGCAAGGCcgacaaaaacaaagaaattagcTGGGAAGCCTTAtaataagatgagcatgaaGATTGATATTCCTGCTGCAACCCCAACACGTACGATCGTGGCCTTTACTTCGCTGCTGTGGGAAGATTTGGTTAAGAATCCCAAGAAAGAAGTTGGTGGTTTTGGTGAATCCATTAATCGAAAGAAAGTTCAATGTGCTGAGAAGATGATTCGAGGAGCTTTTGTGGAGCTCTACAGGGGCCTTGGCCTTCTCAAAACTTacag CTCCCTAAACATGGTAGCATTTACAAAGATACTCAAGAAATTTGACAAG GTATCCAACCAGCATGCTTCGGCAAATTATCTACAAGCTGTGAAGGCATCTCATTTTATTAGCTCCAATAag GTTGTAAGAGTGATGGACGAAGTGGAGTCCATATTTATAAAGCACTTCGCCAATAATGACAGGAAAAGGGCGATGAAATTCCTGCGTCCACAACAGCAAAAAGCTTCTCACATGGTCACCTTCTTTGTTG GATTGTTCACTGGTTGTTTTGTTTCCCTGTTTACTGTGTATGCAATCTTAGTGCACTTGTCGGGTATATTCTCTAGTGGAACGGAGGTAGATTATATGGAAATAGTATATCCCATTTGCAG CATGTTTGCCTTGTTAAGCTTGCACCTGTTCATGTATGGGTGCAATTTGTTCATGTGGAAGAGTAAGAGGATAAACTACAACTTCATCTTTGAATTCTCACCCAACACAGCCCTTACGTACAGAGATGCTTTCCTCATTTGCACCACCTTCATGACCATAGTTGTCGGGGCAATGGTCGTCCACCTCCTTTTACGGGTCAGTGGCTTATCACCTAGCCAAGCTGATGCCATTCCTGGAATTCTTCTTTTG TGTTTCCTGGCTCTGCTCATATGCCCATTGGACATCTTCTATCGTCCAACACGCTACTGCTTCATCCGTGTTATACGTAATATAGTCTGCTCTCCATTTTATAAG GTTATTTTGGTAGACTTTTTCATGGCTGACCAGCTTACAAGCCAG aTTCCATTGCTGAGGCAGATGGAATCCACAGCCTGCTACTTTTTAGCAGGAACTTTCAGAACCCACCATTATGAAACCTGCAGATCGGGAAGGCTATTCAAGGAGCTTGCTTATGTAATTTCGTTTCTGCCGTACTATTGGCGTGCAATGCAG TGTGCAAGAAGATGGTTTGATGAAAGTGACGTTGTACATTTGGCTAACATGGGCAAGTATGTTTCGGCCATGGTGGCAGCCGGCGCAAGGCTAACATATCATAGGCAGCATGACCACCTATGGCTTGCTATTTTCTTATTGACTTCTGTGGTGGCTACCGTATATCAGTGTTACTGGGATTTTGTTATGGACTGGGGGCTTTTCaaccaaaactcaaaaaacTTGTGGCTTAGAGATGGTATAATTCTGAAGAACAAAAGCATCTATTATATATCCATC GCCTTAAATGCAGTTCTAAGACTTGCATGGCTGGAATCTGTATTGCCGTTTAAAATTGACAAAGTTGTTGATGGTCATTTGGTAGAATTTTTCTTGGCTTCATTAGAAGTAATTCGTCGCGGGCATTGGAACTTTTATAG GTTGGAGAATGAGCATGTAAACAATGTCGGGAAGTACAGGGCGGTCAAGGAAGTTCCGCTACCATTCCACGAGATGGATTCTGATGGCTGA
- the LOC122300660 gene encoding long-chain-alcohol oxidase FAO1, which translates to MMMMMRERGHPLLRGSGESEGDKISKYSHGFTSAEMHSLASVCEAILPPLPSDSLDAEDHYDRPTKAVNLFSKISGSQTPIPDQVAELLVKRAVTEGMILVRVILLLLATRLGTLLLCGSLCVSQKWPFIPNFSRLSLDKREKILQMWFKNRYFPPIRVAFLYMKVLCLYVVFSRVNENGENPTWEAIGYHVHNDDDPSQVPRKRPLEKGVLETIRETDSSLVHSLANKGIRATLDSKQNVLKMECDVLVVGSGCGGGVAAAVLACSGQKVIVLEKGGYFTAADYSSLEGPSSEQLYEAGGLLSSTDGGVFILAGSTVGGGSAINWSACIKTPKSMLREWAKDYKIPLFGSSEYLSAMDTVCERIGVTENCAEEGFQNQVLRKGCQTLGLKVDYVPRNSSEYHYCGDCGYGCRKGDKKGTDRTWLVDAVDHGAVILTGCKAERFILEENKRGSLRAKKCRGVIAKTSSDNITQMLQIEAKVTISACGALSTPPLMISSGLKNHNIGRNLHLHPVVMAWGYFPESNTEIKGKTYEGGIMTSIHDVEGTDSDVRAIIETPSLGPASFSGICPWESGLDIKKRMVKYARTAHLIVLVKDFGSGEVKSEGRISYELDASDRENLRVGLRQALRILVAAGAVEVGTHRSDGQRLKCKGISEKELEEFLDTVNVVGGPMSLIENWIGFTSAHQMGSCRMGIDDKAGAVDLNGESWEAEGLFVCDASVLPTAVGVNPMITIQSTAYCLSKIIADRVLTKSTLL; encoded by the exons atgatgatgatgatgagagaAAGGGGCCATCCTTTGTTGAGGGGATCAGGGGAATCAGAAGGAGATAAGATCAGCAAATACAGTCATGGGTTTACATCAGCTGAGATGCATTCACTGGCTAGCGTTTGTGAGGCTATTTTACCTCCTTTGCCATCGGATTCTTTGGATGCTGAGGATCATTATGATCGCCCTACCAAGGCTGTGAACTTGTTCTCCAAAATTTCTGGGTCTCAAACCCCAATACCTGATCAG GTTGCAGAGCTTCTGGTGAAGAGGGCTGTCACAGAAGGGATGATATTGGTGAGAGTGATATTGTTGTTGCTGGCAACTAGGTTGGGCACCTTATTGCTTTGTGGGTCTCTCTGTGTATCTCAGAAATGGCCCTTCATCCCCAACTTCTCTCGCCTATCCTTGgacaaaagagagaaaattctGCAGATGTGGTTTAAGAATAGATACTTCCCTCCCATCAGGGTTGCATTTCTTTACATGAAGGTCTTGTGCCTCTACGTCGTCTTCTCTCGg GTCAATGAAAATGGTGAGAACCCAACATGGGAAGCCATTGGATATCACGTCCACAATGACGACGACCCATCTCAAGTCCCAAGAAAGAGACCTCTTGAAAAGGGAGTGCTGGAAACTATACGCGAAACTGACTCTTCCCTTGTGCATTCCCTTGCAAACAAAGGTATAAGAGCGACTCTAGACTCCAAGCAGAATGTCTTAAAAATGGAATGTGATGTTCTTGTCGTCGGCTCTGGGTGTGGAGGAGGAGTTGCAGCTGCTGTGCTTGCATGTTCAGGCCAGAAAGTCATTGTTCTTGAGAAAGGCGGCTATTTCACTGCTGCTGATTATTCTTCTTTGGAAGGCCCCTCATCGGAGCAACTATATGAGGCAGGAGGTCTCCTTTCCTCTACCGATGGGGGAGTGTTTATTCTAGCAGGTTCAACTGTTGGTGGTGGCTCTGCTATTAACTGGTCTGCATGCATCAAAACACCAAAAAGCATGCTTCGGGAATGGGCAAAGGATTACAAGATCCCACTGTTTGGGAGCTCTGAATATCTTTCTGCTATGGATACTGTGTGTGAGAGAATTGGTGTTACAGAAAATTGTGCTGAGGAAGGGTTCCAGAATCAAGTACTGCGAAAAGGGTGTCAGACATTAGGTCTTAAAGTTGATTATGTGCCCCGAAATTCCTCGGAGTATCATTACTGTGGGGATTGTGGTTACGGTTGCAGAAAAGGAGACAAAAAAGGGACGGATCGTACATGGCTTGTAGATGCTGTGGATCATGGTGCAGTGATCTTAACAGGATGTAAAGCCGAGAGATTCATACTGGAAGAGAACAAGAGAGGAAGCCTGAGAGCAAAGAAATGCCGAGGAGTAATAGCAAAAACTTCGAGCGACAACATCACACAGATGCTGCAGATCGAGGCCAAAGTCACCATCTCTGCATGTGGGGCTCTGTCAACACCCCCTTTGATGATCTCTAGCGGCTTGAAAAACCATAACATTGGCCGCAACCTTCATCTCCATCCTGTTGTTATGGCCTGGGGATACTTTCCAGAATCAAACACAGAGATCAAGGGTAAAACCTACGAGGGTGGGATAATGACATCGATCCATGACGTGGAAGGGACGGATTCAGATGTAAGAGCCATCATAGAAACTCCATCATTGGGTCCAGCATCATTTTCTGGCATATGCCCTTGGGAATCGGGACTCGACATAAAGAAAAGAATGGTGAAGTATGCAAGAACTGCGCATTTGATTGTGCTAGTTAAAGACTTTGGTTCTGGAGAGGTTAAGTCGGAAGGAAGGATAAGCTACGAATTAGATGCATCTGACAGAGAAAATCTCAGGGTTGGGTTAAGGCAAGCATTAAGAATCCTGGTAGCAGCAGGAGCGGTCGAGGTGGGCACCCATCGCAGTGATGGCCAGAGACTCAAATGTAAGGGGATTAGCGAGAAGGAACTGGAGGAATTTTTGGACACAGTCAATGTGGTTGGGGGGCCAATGTCATTGATAGAGAATTGGATAGGATTTACCTCTGCCCATCAGATGGGTAGCTGTAGGATGGGGATTGATGACAAAGCTGGCGCGGTTGACTTGAATGGGGAAAGTTGGGAAGCAGAAGGTCTTTTTGTTTGTGATGCTAGTGTTCTTCCAACTGCTGTTGGTGTCAATCCCATGATCACCATCCAGTCAACTGCCTACTGCCTCTCAAAGATAATAGCCGATCGAGTCCTTACAAAAAGTACCCTTCTCTAA